Within the Granulicella sibirica genome, the region AACGGTATGGCGTGGAAATGCCAATCACCGAGCAGATGCACGCGATTCTTTATGAGAACAAGCCCGCGAAAGACGCTATACGGGATCTGATGAGCCGACCTGGGCGGGACGAGTAGTCAGGCGAGACCTACCAGCTTGTTGAGCTGTTTGAAAAGCGTTTCTGCGTCCAGACGAATCGGTGTACCCGCAATCTCCAACGCGTGCTGAACCGACGAAACCGAGCCCGCAACATCTGTGGCATAAAGCTGGCGAAGGCGAGGATCGATGACCCATATGTTCTCCACACCCATGGCCAGGTAGTCGTCGATCCGCTCCTGCATGTCGTTCATGCGATCGTCCCGCGAAAGGATCTCGATGCACAGCAGAGGAGGCGTCGTAACGATCGCTTCAAACGGCTCACTGCCTTGGGTCACGCAAACGTCAGGAATGCGGAACTGTGTCGTCGAGGTTTGCACCCTCTGCTCGGTTCGGACGAGGATATCCCATTCCTCTTCGTGCGAGCCGAGATACATCGCAAGGAACTTCTGAATGACAGCGTGCGGTCCCTCACCGACGTTCCTCTCCTTCGTCTCGCCGTCAATCCAATCCCGATCAGGCCGATACGTCGTCCGGAGATAAACCTCAAGCGGAACCAGCGCAGCATTCACCGTC harbors:
- a CDS encoding Uma2 family endonuclease → MSEVLAVATVNAALVPLEVYLRTTYRPDRDWIDGETKERNVGEGPHAVIQKFLAMYLGSHEEEWDILVRTEQRVQTSTTQFRIPDVCVTQGSEPFEAIVTTPPLLCIEILSRDDRMNDMQERIDDYLAMGVENIWVIDPRLRQLYATDVAGSVSSVQHALEIAGTPIRLDAETLFKQLNKLVGLA